The proteins below come from a single Leptospiraceae bacterium genomic window:
- a CDS encoding DUF3347 domain-containing protein — protein sequence MKYIIAILFFIFSCKTELDNNLKNSILKILAENQKVHELLISQTESLPEVNLLLASIKEAKSLAEKNEGIKKDLEKMELLISNINLKDQEAFFESLSSFSETLTDILKVNNIQTEYNKFYCPMVSKYWVAKGDVIQNPYASDMRECGELVK from the coding sequence ATGAAATACATTATTGCGATTTTATTTTTTATTTTTTCTTGTAAAACCGAGCTTGATAATAATCTAAAGAATTCGATATTAAAAATCCTAGCGGAAAATCAAAAAGTCCACGAACTTTTAATTTCGCAAACTGAAAGTTTACCGGAAGTAAACCTGTTATTAGCTTCAATAAAAGAAGCGAAGTCATTAGCAGAAAAAAATGAAGGAATAAAAAAAGACTTAGAAAAAATGGAATTACTTATTTCTAACATTAATTTGAAGGATCAAGAAGCATTTTTTGAATCTCTATCAAGTTTCTCCGAAACATTAACCGACATTTTAAAAGTGAATAATATTCAAACGGAATACAATAAATTTTATTGTCCAATGGTGTCCAAATACTGGGTTGCCAAGGGAGATGTTATACAAAATCCGTATGCATCTGATATGCGAGAATGTGGTGAGCTTGTAAAATAA
- a CDS encoding transglutaminase family protein, with product MSIRVALHHKTHYQYNQPISIFPQVVRLRPAPHARTPVLAYSLKVEPADHFINWMQDPFGNYQARLIFPEKTDVFSVEVDLVAEMTVINPFDFFLEDYADQYPFTYTEELKAELLPYLQVKEDGNLLKKLISKLDLKKRRTVDFLVYLNQIVQSEVGYIIRMEPGVQTCEETLILKKGSCRDSAWLLVQILRHIGLAARFTSGYLIQLVPDVKAIDGPSGTTVDFTDLHAWTEVYLPGAGWVGLDPTSGLFAGEGHIPLACTPNPSSAAPISGGIEVGAKAVLDFDMSVVRIEEESRVTKPYTEEEWNKIYSLGEKVDRDLKRGDVRLTMGGEPTFVSVEDMDGAEWNIDALGPTKKRYATELFNRLKDKYASGPLLHYGQGKWYPGESLPRWALSCYWRKDGLPIWNDPTLIADERVAGKYTYTDAEIFIKRLTAHLAVTDEHVAPGFEDVYYYLWKEGTLPVNVDPFTKDLKDTEERKTLRKVLEQGLGTTIGYVLPIKWDWLSRVWRSGKWHVKRERIYLLPGDSPMGYRLPLSSLPHSSAYYYEEQPSSFARPAQLDNYYENVTKRRQSYIKNEKTENPVESELAELYKKYAQNRDLHLTEDSWEMVRTALCVEPRNGNLYVFLPPTHHVEEYLDLISSVELTASELGIPVLIEGYLPPHDIRLQRFQITPDPGVIEVNVHPTEDWESLVKNTEILYEEARLTKLGTEKFMLDGRHTGTGGGNHITLGGVTPGDSPMLRRPDLLRSLLSYWHNHPSLSYLFSGLFVGPTSQAPRVDEARHESLNELEIAFKELDKNTFTPLWLVDRLFRNLLTDLTGNTHRAEFCIDKLYSPDSSAGRLGILEMRAFEMPPHTRMSLAQMLLIRSLVAKFWNEPYKKPLLRHGTILHDKFLLPHFIWEDFKEVIYDLNETGYEFDANWYKVFLDFRFPIYGTVQSGDIKLEVRMAIEPWLVLGEEGAQGGTARYVDSSLERVQVRVFGMTGKRHVITCNGRPVPIQPTGVNGEFVGGVRYRAWQPPSALHPTIPIHAPIVFDVVDTWNNRSVGGCTYFVAHPGGRGYTTFPVNSNEAESRRFTRFIPYGHTPNGVFITKEELNPEFPYTLDLRK from the coding sequence ATGTCAATACGCGTAGCTTTGCACCATAAAACTCATTATCAGTACAATCAACCTATTTCAATTTTTCCACAAGTTGTCAGACTTAGGCCTGCACCTCATGCGCGAACCCCCGTTCTTGCTTATTCATTAAAAGTGGAACCGGCTGATCATTTTATCAACTGGATGCAAGATCCCTTCGGAAATTACCAAGCACGTTTAATTTTTCCTGAAAAAACCGATGTTTTTTCCGTTGAGGTAGACTTAGTCGCTGAAATGACAGTCATCAACCCATTTGACTTTTTTTTAGAGGATTACGCTGATCAATATCCATTTACTTACACAGAAGAGTTAAAAGCAGAATTACTTCCCTACTTACAAGTAAAGGAAGATGGGAATCTACTTAAAAAATTAATTTCTAAACTAGATCTAAAGAAAAGACGTACTGTCGATTTTTTAGTCTATCTAAATCAAATTGTTCAATCGGAAGTTGGTTACATCATTCGAATGGAACCGGGTGTCCAAACTTGCGAAGAGACTTTAATCTTAAAAAAAGGATCTTGCCGCGATAGTGCATGGTTACTGGTACAAATCCTTCGCCACATAGGTTTAGCTGCAAGGTTTACATCCGGTTACCTCATTCAGCTTGTTCCGGATGTAAAAGCAATTGACGGACCTTCCGGGACTACAGTTGACTTTACCGATCTACATGCATGGACGGAAGTTTATCTTCCAGGAGCAGGTTGGGTTGGGCTTGACCCAACTTCTGGTCTTTTTGCAGGCGAAGGGCATATACCTCTGGCTTGTACTCCTAATCCTTCTAGTGCAGCACCTATATCTGGTGGAATAGAGGTCGGCGCAAAGGCAGTCTTAGATTTTGATATGTCAGTAGTTAGAATCGAAGAAGAGTCTAGAGTTACAAAACCTTATACAGAAGAAGAGTGGAATAAAATTTATTCTCTTGGGGAAAAAGTAGACCGAGATTTAAAAAGAGGCGACGTTAGACTCACTATGGGTGGTGAACCTACATTTGTTTCTGTAGAGGATATGGATGGAGCCGAATGGAACATAGACGCGTTAGGTCCAACCAAGAAACGTTATGCGACAGAGTTATTCAATCGACTAAAAGATAAGTATGCTTCCGGTCCACTCCTGCACTACGGACAAGGGAAATGGTACCCAGGAGAATCACTTCCTCGTTGGGCATTATCCTGTTATTGGAGAAAAGATGGACTTCCAATTTGGAATGATCCTACTTTGATTGCCGACGAAAGAGTCGCCGGTAAATATACATATACCGATGCCGAAATTTTTATAAAACGACTTACAGCTCATTTAGCAGTAACAGACGAACACGTTGCACCTGGATTTGAGGATGTATACTATTATCTCTGGAAAGAAGGAACACTTCCGGTTAACGTCGATCCATTTACAAAAGATTTAAAAGATACAGAAGAAAGAAAAACACTTAGAAAAGTATTGGAACAAGGACTAGGAACTACAATTGGATATGTTTTACCTATCAAATGGGATTGGCTAAGTCGTGTTTGGCGCTCTGGAAAATGGCATGTAAAAAGAGAAAGGATTTATCTACTACCGGGAGATTCTCCTATGGGATATCGTTTACCATTAAGTTCTCTTCCTCATTCATCAGCCTATTATTATGAAGAACAACCATCCAGCTTTGCAAGACCTGCACAATTAGATAATTATTATGAGAATGTGACAAAACGTCGTCAGTCTTATATTAAAAATGAAAAAACAGAAAATCCTGTTGAAAGTGAATTAGCAGAATTATATAAAAAATATGCACAAAATAGGGACTTACATCTTACGGAAGATAGTTGGGAAATGGTCAGAACAGCACTCTGTGTTGAACCAAGAAATGGAAACTTATATGTATTTCTTCCTCCAACTCACCATGTAGAAGAATATTTAGATTTGATTTCATCTGTAGAATTGACTGCTTCTGAGCTTGGGATTCCCGTGTTAATCGAAGGTTATCTTCCACCCCATGATATTCGTTTACAAAGATTTCAAATCACACCCGACCCAGGTGTCATTGAAGTTAACGTTCATCCTACAGAGGATTGGGAAAGTCTTGTAAAAAACACAGAAATTTTGTATGAAGAAGCAAGACTCACAAAACTTGGAACAGAAAAATTTATGTTGGATGGACGTCATACGGGAACTGGTGGGGGAAATCATATTACCCTCGGCGGTGTAACTCCAGGCGACAGCCCAATGCTTCGAAGACCTGATTTACTCAGAAGTCTTTTATCCTATTGGCATAATCATCCAAGTTTATCTTATTTATTTTCAGGTCTTTTTGTTGGACCTACAAGCCAAGCTCCACGCGTAGACGAAGCTCGTCATGAAAGTCTAAATGAATTAGAAATCGCATTTAAAGAATTAGATAAAAATACATTTACGCCGCTTTGGTTAGTAGATCGTCTTTTTAGAAACTTGCTCACTGACTTAACTGGTAACACACATAGAGCGGAATTTTGTATTGATAAACTTTACTCTCCGGATTCAAGTGCAGGACGGTTAGGAATTTTGGAAATGCGGGCTTTTGAAATGCCACCGCATACAAGAATGAGTCTAGCGCAAATGTTGCTTATCCGCTCTCTTGTCGCAAAATTTTGGAATGAACCTTACAAAAAACCACTTCTACGTCATGGAACAATTTTACATGATAAGTTTTTACTTCCGCATTTTATTTGGGAAGATTTTAAAGAAGTAATTTACGACCTAAATGAAACTGGTTATGAATTCGATGCAAATTGGTACAAAGTATTTTTAGATTTTAGATTTCCAATTTACGGAACCGTACAATCTGGTGATATAAAACTAGAAGTTAGAATGGCTATAGAACCATGGCTTGTATTAGGGGAAGAAGGTGCACAAGGTGGTACTGCACGTTATGTAGATTCTTCACTCGAAAGAGTTCAAGTGAGAGTGTTTGGAATGACAGGCAAACGACATGTAATCACTTGTAATGGTAGACCGGTTCCGATTCAACCTACTGGGGTTAATGGTGAGTTTGTGGGAGGAGTACGTTACCGTGCTTGGCAACCTCCATCGGCTCTTCATCCTACGATTCCAATTCACGCTCCTATTGTATTTGATGTAGTTGATACTTGGAACAATCGATCTGTCGGTGGTTGCACTTATTTCGTAGCGCATCCGGGCGGGCGAGGTTATACAACCTTCCCTGTAAATTCGAATGAAGCGGAATCAAGAAGGTTTACGAGGTTTATTCCTTATGGACATACTCCAAATGGAGTTTTCATAACCAAAGAGGAATTAAATCCTGAGTTTCCTTATACGCTTGATTTAAGGAAATAG